A window of Methanolobus sediminis contains these coding sequences:
- the gltA gene encoding NADPH-dependent glutamate synthase: protein MTDRQAMPLQDPKERAKNFDEVALGYTDEMALAEASRCLECKNPKCVDGCPVNIDIPGFIAHIKAEDFDGAIETIKLTNALPAVCGRVCPQEVQCEELCVLAKKGKPVAIGRLERFCADYERKKGVTPPVRPESTGKKVAVIGAGPAGLTAAADLAKEGHEITIFESLHDTGGVLTYGIPEFRLPKAIVKEEVEYIKQLGVDVKVDYVIGKIKTLDELRNEYDAVFLGTGAGLPKFMGIEGENLNGVYSANEFLTRVNLMKAYQFPDYDTPIKRGKNVIVVGGGNVAMDAARSALRLGADEVSIVYRRGEDELPARKEEIENAKEEGIVFRLLTNPTRILEGENMTVNGVECIKMELGEPDESGRRSPVAVEGSEHVIPADIVIIAIGTSPNPMIFSGSEGLDTNSRGTIIVDESGKTSLDNVYAGGDAVTGAATVISAMGAGKVAAKAINEYLSN from the coding sequence ATGACAGACAGGCAGGCAATGCCATTGCAGGATCCTAAGGAAAGAGCGAAGAACTTCGATGAAGTTGCACTTGGTTACACCGATGAAATGGCTCTTGCAGAAGCTTCCAGGTGCCTTGAATGTAAGAATCCGAAATGTGTAGACGGATGTCCTGTAAATATTGATATTCCCGGATTCATAGCTCACATAAAGGCTGAGGATTTTGACGGTGCTATTGAAACCATTAAACTTACCAATGCGCTTCCTGCCGTATGTGGACGTGTGTGCCCTCAGGAAGTCCAGTGCGAGGAATTGTGCGTACTGGCAAAGAAGGGAAAACCAGTTGCAATTGGCAGACTTGAGCGTTTCTGTGCTGATTACGAAAGAAAGAAAGGTGTAACTCCACCAGTTCGCCCGGAATCAACAGGAAAGAAGGTTGCTGTCATCGGTGCAGGTCCGGCAGGACTTACAGCAGCAGCAGATCTGGCAAAAGAAGGCCACGAAATTACAATATTTGAATCACTTCACGACACTGGTGGTGTGCTGACTTACGGAATTCCAGAATTCAGGCTTCCAAAGGCAATTGTAAAGGAAGAGGTAGAGTACATTAAACAGCTTGGTGTCGATGTCAAGGTTGACTATGTTATCGGTAAGATAAAGACTCTTGATGAGCTCAGGAATGAGTACGATGCTGTTTTCCTTGGAACCGGTGCAGGACTCCCAAAGTTCATGGGCATTGAGGGAGAGAACCTTAATGGTGTTTATTCCGCAAACGAGTTCCTCACAAGAGTTAACCTGATGAAAGCATACCAGTTCCCTGACTATGACACTCCTATCAAGAGAGGTAAGAATGTCATCGTAGTGGGTGGCGGTAATGTTGCTATGGATGCTGCAAGAAGTGCACTCCGTCTTGGTGCAGATGAAGTAAGCATAGTCTATCGCCGTGGTGAGGATGAACTTCCTGCAAGAAAGGAAGAAATAGAGAATGCAAAAGAAGAGGGCATTGTCTTCAGACTTCTGACCAATCCTACAAGGATACTTGAGGGTGAGAACATGACTGTCAATGGCGTGGAATGCATAAAGATGGAACTTGGCGAGCCTGATGAGTCAGGTCGCAGAAGTCCGGTTGCAGTAGAAGGTTCTGAGCATGTGATACCTGCCGACATCGTTATCATTGCCATTGGAACTTCTCCAAACCCGATGATATTCTCCGGTTCAGAGGGACTTGATACTAATTCCAGAGGAACTATTATAGTTGATGAATCCGGCAAGACATCACTTGATAATGTCTATGCAGGTGGCGATGCTGTCACAGGTGCTGCAACAGTCATCAGTGCAATGGGTGCCGGAAAGGTTGCTGCAAAGGCAATCAATGAGTATCTCAGCAACTGA
- a CDS encoding sulfide/dihydroorotate dehydrogenase-like FAD/NAD-binding protein has protein sequence MSYQIIEKKEIASSVHMMKIKAPDVAKAAKAGQFIILRIDETSERVPLTIADFDANEGTVTIIFQEMGKTTKQLAKMSASDELQDFVGPLGTPADVRELGTVILVGGGVGIAPVYPQVKAYREAGNKVISVIGARNESLLILEDEMRAASNELHVATDDGSKGHHGFVTDVVKNILDSGEKVARIVVIGPPILMKVAAGMTEPYGVETIVSLNPIMIDGTGMCGGCRVSVGGETKFACVDGPEFDAHKVDFNLLMSRLALYRSEESKCQENHDHKCTCRGEN, from the coding sequence ATGTCATATCAAATCATAGAGAAAAAAGAAATAGCATCATCAGTGCATATGATGAAGATCAAAGCACCGGATGTTGCCAAAGCCGCAAAGGCAGGCCAGTTTATCATTTTACGTATTGATGAGACCAGCGAAAGAGTCCCACTGACCATTGCTGATTTTGATGCAAATGAAGGAACAGTTACTATTATCTTCCAGGAAATGGGCAAGACAACAAAGCAGCTTGCAAAGATGTCAGCTTCAGATGAGCTTCAGGATTTTGTAGGTCCACTGGGAACTCCTGCAGATGTCAGGGAACTTGGAACTGTGATCCTTGTAGGTGGTGGAGTAGGAATTGCTCCGGTATATCCACAGGTAAAAGCATACCGTGAGGCAGGCAACAAAGTAATCTCCGTAATCGGTGCAAGGAACGAGAGCCTTCTGATTCTCGAGGATGAGATGAGAGCAGCTTCAAATGAACTCCATGTTGCAACAGATGATGGTTCAAAAGGTCACCACGGTTTTGTTACAGATGTCGTCAAGAATATCCTTGACAGCGGTGAAAAGGTTGCAAGAATCGTGGTCATTGGTCCTCCAATTCTCATGAAGGTAGCAGCAGGTATGACTGAGCCTTATGGCGTTGAGACAATTGTAAGTCTTAATCCTATCATGATCGACGGAACCGGTATGTGTGGCGGATGCAGAGTATCCGTTGGCGGTGAGACAAAGTTCGCATGCGTTGACGGTCCGGAATTCGATGCTCACAAGGTTGACTTCAATTTGCTAATGAGTCGTCTGGCACTATACAGAAGTGAGGAATCAAAGTGTCAGGAGAATCACGATCACAAATGTACCTGCAGGGGTGAGAACTAA
- a CDS encoding mannose-1-phosphate guanylyltransferase/mannose-6-phosphate isomerase: protein MGKHTSFIDTYGGIIVKSMILAGGSGTRLWPLSREMYPKQFLKLNDTSLFQDTVLRCLEISNITEIFIVTNELQKFFVIGQIEELGYEIPPENILLEPVGKNTLPAITFGMHEIKQRFGKSTVGIFSSDHILDKKAMEIIKNVEELASEYLLTFGVVPTSPHTGYGYIKPANPIGNGFKVSEFKEKPDIFNAEKYIKEGCLWNSGIFLFDTDIFFEELEKYAPEINAAFNKIEDIGKLFEEIPSISIDYGIMEKSNRVAVIKLDERWSDLGSFKAIHDEFEKDENNNIILNCDNVLINSSGNLIHSKNGKVVSLIDINDTIVVDTPDALLVCPKESSQKVKDVVSSLKDRKDERAQLHQTVYRPWGSYTILEDSERHKIKNIVVLSQKKLSLQLHHHRSEHWVVVKGMACVQVDGEQYFLRQGESTFIKAGMKHRLSNPGKVPLEIIEVQLGDYVGEDDIIRFDDDYGRE from the coding sequence ATGGGCAAGCACACATCATTTATAGACACATACGGAGGAATAATTGTTAAATCAATGATACTGGCTGGTGGATCAGGAACACGCCTCTGGCCACTTAGTCGTGAAATGTATCCTAAACAGTTTCTGAAATTGAATGATACCTCCTTATTTCAGGACACAGTACTCAGATGTCTTGAGATATCAAACATCACAGAGATATTCATTGTAACAAACGAATTGCAGAAATTCTTTGTCATAGGTCAGATAGAAGAACTGGGCTATGAAATACCACCTGAAAACATACTTCTGGAACCCGTTGGAAAGAACACGCTTCCTGCAATCACTTTTGGAATGCATGAGATAAAGCAACGCTTTGGAAAGTCTACAGTAGGCATATTTTCATCCGACCATATATTGGATAAAAAAGCAATGGAAATTATCAAAAATGTAGAGGAACTTGCCTCTGAATATCTACTGACGTTCGGAGTAGTACCTACTTCACCACATACAGGTTACGGATACATTAAACCAGCAAATCCAATTGGAAATGGATTCAAGGTATCGGAGTTCAAAGAAAAACCAGATATATTCAATGCTGAGAAGTATATTAAAGAAGGGTGCCTCTGGAACAGTGGAATATTCCTGTTTGACACGGATATTTTTTTCGAAGAACTTGAAAAATATGCTCCAGAGATCAATGCTGCATTCAATAAAATAGAGGACATAGGAAAACTTTTTGAGGAAATCCCCTCAATTTCTATTGACTACGGAATAATGGAAAAATCGAATCGGGTTGCAGTCATAAAGCTTGATGAACGATGGAGTGACCTTGGCAGTTTCAAAGCCATCCATGATGAATTTGAGAAAGATGAGAACAATAATATCATATTAAATTGCGATAATGTACTAATTAATTCATCCGGCAACTTAATTCATTCAAAAAACGGCAAAGTAGTATCACTTATTGATATTAACGATACAATCGTTGTGGACACTCCTGACGCATTGTTGGTCTGCCCAAAAGAGAGTAGCCAGAAAGTAAAGGATGTTGTATCTTCACTCAAAGATAGAAAAGATGAACGTGCACAATTGCATCAGACAGTGTACAGGCCGTGGGGATCATACACAATACTGGAAGATTCTGAAAGGCACAAGATAAAGAACATAGTTGTTCTGTCACAGAAAAAGTTGAGTTTGCAATTACATCACCATAGAAGTGAACACTGGGTAGTTGTGAAGGGAATGGCTTGCGTACAGGTGGATGGTGAACAATATTTCCTGAGACAGGGTGAGAGTACTTTCATCAAGGCAGGAATGAAACACAGATTATCTAACCCAGGAAAAGTGCCTCTTGAAATTATTGAGGTACAGCTAGGAGACTATGTAGGAGAGGATGATATTATCAGGTTTGACGATGATTATGGGAGAGAGTAA